The genomic region AGACATTTGAGACGCTGGTCTGTCGGGCGGTGGCCCCGATTTCAAAGCTATTGACGTGGTTTGCGCCGGTGTGGGATTCGTTTGAAAAGCTGCTGCTGATCAAAGGGCCCAACTGGACCGCCGAGCGGGACGAAGCCCAGGAAAAGCGCCTGTTGCGGCATGTGCGCATCACCAAAATCGCCAGCTATCCACTGCCGGGGACCGAGTCGGAAAGCGTCGTGCTGCAAGTGCGGCGAACGTAACAAAGTGAAGCAGCGCCCAGGGAACAGCGGATGTTATCCGTGCCATGCGGAGAGGTTCACCTTAGACCACCGTGGCCAGCACTTTCCCCGCGGTGTCGCAAAGTTCCTCGGCTTCTTTGGCGGTCGGGGCTTCGGCGATTGCCCGCACGATAGGCTCGGTATTGCTGGCTCTGACCAAGAGCCACTTGTTCGGCCAGTCCAGCCGCAGGCCGTCTAGCTTGTTGACCGCGGCGGAGGCAAAGTTTTGCTCTAACGCTGTAAAACCGGCCCCCAGCGCCGACGTGGGAAAGCTGAATTTGGTCTTATGAATCGCATAGTGCGGCAGTTCGTCCGCCAACTGGCTGACATCTTTATCGCGGCTGCACATCGCCTCCAAAATTAACGCCATTCCCACAAAGCTGTCACGCACATAACCGACGCGCGGATCAATCACGCCGCCGTTCCCCTCTCCGCCTAAAATCGCTCCTTGTTGCAGCATGACATCGACCACGTTGGCTTCTCCCACCGCGGAGCGAAAAAACGGCACGCCGTACTTATTTGCCAGATCCTCGGTCATCCGGCTGGTGGAGCAGTTTGTCACCACGGCCCCCTTGCGCCGCCGCAAGATGTGATCCACGCACAGGGCCAGCGTGAATTCCTCTCCCAAATAGCGGCCTGTTTCGTCAATCACGGCCAGCCGGTCGGCATCCGGATCCTGGCAAAAACCGATATCCGCGCGACTGTCGCGCACTTCGTCCAGAATCGATTGCAGGTTGTCTTCCGTTGGCTCGGGAGGATGCTCGAATCGGCCGTTTGGCTCGCCACCTAAAATCTTAACCCGCACCCCCAACTCTTCCATCAACCGCCGGGCCAAAATGCTGCCGGAGCCGTGGTTGGAATCCAGCAGCACCGTCAGTTTTTTCTTTTTGATCAGTTGCACATCCACCAAACTGGTGATGGACCCCGCGTGGGTGGAAGTGGTGTCGCTGAGCCGCTGCACACCCCCCACGCTGGCATGGGTTACCCAGGGGTGGTGCCAAGAGCGGTATTGCTGGAGCACCCGCGCCCCCTCGGCGGCGGGAAGGACTCGTCCCTGCGAGGAAAACAGCTTCATACCGTTGTATTCGGGAGGATTGTGGCTGGCGGAAATCTGCACCCCCCCCGCGGCCTTGTGCTCGCGCACCAAAACCCCCGTCGTGGGCGTGGCGGCGATCCCCGCGTCGTAGACCTTGCGTCCGGTCGCGGCCAGCGCCCCGCAGACCACGGCGGAAAGCATTGGCCCGGTCGCGCGGCCGTCATGCGTGACGACTATCGGCCCGGATGGGGTTTCGCCGGCATAGGCTGCGGCATAGCGGACCGCCACTTCGGGGGTGAGGGATACGCCCACGATACCGCGCAGGCCGGAGACGCTGATAATGGGTTCCTGGGGATTGGCGGACATGAAGGCAATCAAAGGGTAAAGGGAAATGCGGTATTCCCCGTGGTTGGGGGGGAATGGGAGAGGCGGGAGGTAAACGGGGGAGACGTGACTGAGCCTCCGCACAAGCCTAGGCCCGCCACCGCCAAAGAGGGGCATTGTATCGCAGAATGGGGACAAACTAAACGCCCCGCGGTGCCGGTTGTTACGGCTATCCCGAAAATGTTATAACGATACGCGAATTGGCGGGTCGCGGTGGATTGGAAGGGCGGATTCAACTTTTTTTCGCGAGTGAAAATTATGGCTGCGGAATTTGACAAAGAGTCCGTGCTGGCGCAGGTGGATGCGGCCGTGGCCGCGCAAAAATTGACCGCGGGCGCGGCGGTGAATTTGCGTAAATGGCTCTTGGACCAGCGCTACGCCGCGTACCTGCCCGAGGTGTTCGCGCATCTTCAAGCGGGCCAATGGCAACAGTTGGATGATGTCTTTTGGACGGTGATTCCCTTTGGCACCGGGGGACGGCGGGGCCGCATGTACCCCATTGGCTCTAACGCCATCAACGACCGCACCATTGGCGAAAGCGCGCAGGGCGTGGCCGATTATGTGCTGGGCTTGTCGTTGCCCGGCCAGCCCAGTTGCGCGATCGCCTACGACACTCGGCACCGCTCGCGGCACTTTGCCGAGTTATGCGCTGAAATCTTTGCCGGCAACGGTTTTCAGGTTTATTTTTTAGATGGGTACCGCAGTACGCCGGAATTGTCCTACGCCGTGCGACATACCGGCGCGACGGTCGGTGTGATGGTCACCGCCAGCCACAACCCCCCCAGCGATAACGCGGTCAAGGTCTATTGGTCGACTGGCGGGCAGGTCTTGCCTCCGCATGACAAAGGCATCATCGCCTGTGTCCTCAACGCCGGAGAGCTAAAACGCGTCCCCTTTACCCAGGCGCTGTCCAGCGGCCAGGTCAAATATGTCGAGGCCGAGATCGATCCAGCGTTTATCAAGCAACTGGCGGCGCAAGGGTTGCCCGGTCCGCGGGAGTTAAAAATCCTGTACTCCCCCCTGCATGGCGTGGGAGCTTCCGCCGTCCTGCCGGCACTCGCCGCCGACGGTTTTACCAATGTGGAACTCTTTGCCCCGCACGCGCAGCCGGACGGGGACTTTCCCAATGTCCCCGGACATGTGGCCAATCCCGAAAATCCCCGAGTCTTTGACGCGGCCATTGAGCAAGCCCAAGCCACCGGCGTCGATCTGGTCCTGGCTAGCGATCCCGACTGCGATCGCCTGGGGTGCGCCGCTCCATTGACTAAAAACACCGCCGGAGCCTGGGGGACGTTTACCGGCAATCAAATCGCCGCGCTCCTGTGCGAGTATCTGCTGTCGCAGCGCAAAGCGGCGGGAACGCTTTCGCCCCGGCATTATGTGGTAAAAACACTTGTCACCAGCGAAGTCATTCGTAAAATCGCCGACAGTCACGGCGTCCGCTGCGAGGGAAACCT from Pirellulales bacterium harbors:
- a CDS encoding phospho-sugar mutase, with amino-acid sequence MAAEFDKESVLAQVDAAVAAQKLTAGAAVNLRKWLLDQRYAAYLPEVFAHLQAGQWQQLDDVFWTVIPFGTGGRRGRMYPIGSNAINDRTIGESAQGVADYVLGLSLPGQPSCAIAYDTRHRSRHFAELCAEIFAGNGFQVYFLDGYRSTPELSYAVRHTGATVGVMVTASHNPPSDNAVKVYWSTGGQVLPPHDKGIIACVLNAGELKRVPFTQALSSGQVKYVEAEIDPAFIKQLAAQGLPGPRELKILYSPLHGVGASAVLPALAADGFTNVELFAPHAQPDGDFPNVPGHVANPENPRVFDAAIEQAQATGVDLVLASDPDCDRLGCAAPLTKNTAGAWGTFTGNQIAALLCEYLLSQRKAAGTLSPRHYVVKTLVTSEVIRKIADSHGVRCEGNLQVGFKYIGQAMDQHGPELFVFGCEESHGYLVGQYARDKDAAVAAMLLAEYAARLKATGKTLHDALAAIYWQYGYHLEKQVSLTMPGSQGMKDMQTIMGRFRTNPPRKLGNENVREVRDYQSLTKVTATSSGWSQPVPFDGPMGDMVILELAGADAPEGNFIAARPSGTEPKIKFYTFAYEPAELLGDLAETAQKLSGRIEGWQRDLAEFGKV
- the glmM gene encoding phosphoglucosamine mutase gives rise to the protein MSANPQEPIISVSGLRGIVGVSLTPEVAVRYAAAYAGETPSGPIVVTHDGRATGPMLSAVVCGALAATGRKVYDAGIAATPTTGVLVREHKAAGGVQISASHNPPEYNGMKLFSSQGRVLPAAEGARVLQQYRSWHHPWVTHASVGGVQRLSDTTSTHAGSITSLVDVQLIKKKKLTVLLDSNHGSGSILARRLMEELGVRVKILGGEPNGRFEHPPEPTEDNLQSILDEVRDSRADIGFCQDPDADRLAVIDETGRYLGEEFTLALCVDHILRRRKGAVVTNCSTSRMTEDLANKYGVPFFRSAVGEANVVDVMLQQGAILGGEGNGGVIDPRVGYVRDSFVGMALILEAMCSRDKDVSQLADELPHYAIHKTKFSFPTSALGAGFTALEQNFASAAVNKLDGLRLDWPNKWLLVRASNTEPIVRAIAEAPTAKEAEELCDTAGKVLATVV